The following are encoded in a window of Ruminiclostridium herbifermentans genomic DNA:
- a CDS encoding thymidylate synthase translates to MKQYLDLCRHILENGVKKEDRTGTGTISTFGNQMRFDLQAGFPVVTTKKLHLKSIIYELLWFLNGDTNVKYLRDNGVTIWDEWADENGDLGPIYGHQWRSWPTSDGRTIDQLKDVINQIKNNPDSRRLIVSAWNVGEIEKMALPPCHCFYQFYVVNGTLSCMLYQRSADVFLGVPFNIASYALLTMMVAQVCDLKPGEFVHTLGDTHIYLNHIEQVKLQLTREPRKLPKMNINPNVKDIFSFKYEDFTLTDYDPHPHIKGAVSV, encoded by the coding sequence ATGAAACAATACCTTGATTTATGCAGGCATATTTTAGAAAATGGAGTAAAAAAAGAAGATAGAACTGGTACTGGCACAATTAGTACATTTGGTAATCAGATGAGATTTGACCTGCAAGCTGGGTTTCCTGTGGTTACTACTAAAAAGCTGCATCTTAAATCCATAATTTATGAACTTTTATGGTTTTTAAACGGAGATACAAATGTTAAATACTTAAGAGACAATGGAGTGACTATATGGGACGAATGGGCTGATGAAAATGGCGATTTAGGCCCTATATACGGTCATCAGTGGAGGTCTTGGCCTACTTCTGATGGAAGAACCATTGACCAACTAAAAGATGTTATTAATCAAATAAAAAATAATCCTGATTCAAGAAGATTGATTGTTAGTGCGTGGAATGTTGGAGAGATAGAAAAAATGGCTTTACCTCCTTGTCATTGTTTTTATCAGTTTTATGTTGTAAATGGTACACTATCATGTATGCTTTATCAAAGAAGTGCTGATGTATTTCTTGGAGTTCCTTTTAATATAGCATCTTATGCACTTCTTACAATGATGGTTGCACAAGTGTGTGATTTAAAGCCTGGAGAGTTTGTGCATACTTTAGGTGATACGCATATATATTTAAATCACATTGAGCAGGTAAAACTACAGCTTACGCGTGAACCCAGAAAACTCCCTAAAATGAACATTAATCCTAATGTAAAAGATATATTTAGCTTCAAATATGAGGACTTTACATTAACAGACTACGACCCTCATCCTCATATAAAGGGGGCCGTTTCAGTATGA
- a CDS encoding dihydrofolate reductase → MISLIFAMGKDNSIGYKNKLPWRLPADLAYFKKVTMGKPVIMGRKTFESLGRPLPGRTNVVITRNRNFMHEGCIIVESVEKAKELTKDKECFIIGGAEIYDAFMPIADKMYITEIDSSFEADTFFPQIDYAKWKLISSEPGVKNEDNPYDYKHLVYEKKT, encoded by the coding sequence ATGATCTCATTAATATTTGCGATGGGAAAGGATAATTCAATTGGTTACAAAAATAAATTGCCATGGCGCTTACCAGCAGATTTAGCCTACTTCAAAAAGGTTACAATGGGGAAGCCTGTTATTATGGGCAGAAAGACTTTTGAATCTTTAGGAAGACCATTGCCAGGGAGAACAAATGTTGTAATTACCAGAAATAGAAATTTTATGCATGAGGGATGTATAATAGTTGAATCAGTGGAGAAGGCTAAAGAATTAACTAAGGATAAGGAATGCTTTATAATAGGCGGTGCAGAAATATATGATGCTTTTATGCCTATTGCAGATAAAATGTATATAACTGAAATAGATAGTTCCTTTGAAGCAGACACTTTTTTTCCCCAGATTGATTATGCTAAGTGGAAGCTTATATCTAGCGAGCCAGGGGTGAAAAACGAAGATAACCCATATGACTACAAGCACTTGGTTTATGAGAAAAAAACTTAA
- the infC gene encoding translation initiation factor IF-3 — MINEEIRDKEVRLIDADGTMLGIVAIKEAQMLANNKNLDLVKIAPQAVPPVCKIMDYGKYMFELAKKEKEARKNQKIINIKEVRFSPSIEDHDFEFKVKNAYKFLQNGDKVKVSIKFRGREMHYTSMGNEILDRFAEAVKDVGIVEKKPKLEGKSMIMILNPKQ, encoded by the coding sequence ATGATCAATGAGGAAATTCGAGATAAAGAGGTCAGACTTATAGATGCTGATGGTACTATGCTTGGTATTGTGGCAATTAAGGAAGCCCAGATGCTTGCAAATAATAAAAATCTTGACTTAGTGAAGATTGCGCCGCAAGCTGTGCCGCCTGTTTGTAAGATAATGGACTATGGTAAATATATGTTCGAACTTGCCAAGAAAGAGAAAGAAGCAAGAAAAAATCAGAAGATCATAAATATTAAAGAAGTTAGATTCTCACCTTCAATTGAAGACCATGACTTTGAATTCAAGGTTAAGAACGCTTATAAATTCTTGCAAAATGGAGACAAGGTTAAGGTATCAATCAAATTTAGAGGAAGAGAAATGCACTACACCTCAATGGGCAATGAGATACTTGATAGGTTTGCAGAAGCAGTAAAGGATGTTGGAATAGTTGAAAAAAAACCAAAACTTGAAGGCAAAAGTA